A region of the Edaphobacter lichenicola genome:
AAGGCCGCCCTCTCCGCCTCCGAAGAGCAGCTTCGTGTCCTTGGCGTCGACAAGAACCACCCCGCCGCAACGGTCAAGGTCTACGCTCCCTCCTCCGGCTTCATCATCGCCCAAAATGTCACCAACGCCGCGGCAGCCGGAGTCACCTACGCCGGCTCCGCCAATGCCTTCACCATTGCAGACCTGTCGCATGTATGGATCATCTGCGACGTCTACGAGAATGATCTCCCCACGGTGCGTCTCGGTCAGAAGGCAGACATCCGCCTCACCGCCTACCCTGACCGCGTCCTCACCGGCGTAGTCAGCGACATCGGAGCTGTTCTCGATCCGCAGATTCGCACGGCGAAGATTCGCATTCAGGTGGAAAATCCCAACACGTTGATGCGCGTCGGCATGTTTGCCACCGCCTCCATCCACGGCAAGACCCTGCAGACTCACGTGCAGGTCCCTGCGACAGCAGTGCTCCATCTGCATGACCGCGACTGGGTCTACACCCCCGCTGGGGACGGTAAGTTCCGCCGGGTGCTGGTACGTGGCGGCGGGTCGCTGCCGGGCAATATGCAGGAGATCGTCTCCGGCCTTAACGCGGGCCAGCAGGTCGTCACCAACGCCCTCGCGCTGCAGAACACGGCGGATCAGTAATGATTCGAGGTCTCGTCGACTTTGCACTGAATAACCGTTGGCTGGTTCTCGGTCTCGCCATTCTGCTATTTGGCTGGGGCATCGTCTCCTTTCACAACCTGCCGGTGGAGGCCTATCCCGACGTAGCCAACAATTATGTTCAGGTCATCACTCAGTGGCCGGGGCGCGCCGCCGAAGAGATCGAACAACAGGTCACCATCCCGCTCGAAATCCAGATGGCCGGCATCCCCCATATGACCCATCTGCGGTCAACCTCGCTCGCCGGCATCTCCAGCCTCACCCTCATCTTCGACGACGAATCCGTCAATGACTGGAATCGTGAAAAGGTGCTCGAGCGGCTCTCTCAGGTCACACTCCCCCCTGGCCTTCAGCCGCAAATAGGCACCGACTGGAGTCCCGTCGGACAAATCTATTGGTACACCCTGCGTAGCACCAATCCTCTCTACGACAACATGGACCTGAAGTCGCTTCAGGACTGGACCATCGAGAAGCAGCTCAAATCGGTACCCGGCGTAGTCGACGTCTCCAGCTTCGGCGGCATGACGCGCGAGTACCAGGTCCGCGTCGACCCCGACAAGCTCGTTGCATACGGCCTCAGCATCGGACAGGTTGAGCAGCAACTCGCCGCCAACAATACCAACGCCGGCGGCAGCTTCATCGAACAAGGCCAGCAGCAGATCAACGTCCGCGAGGTTGGCCTCTACAGAAACACCCACGACATCGAGGAGACTGTCCTCAAGACGCAATCCGGGACTCCCCTCCGCGTCAAAGACATCGCGACCGTTGCTCAAGGTCCAAAGATCCGTCTCGGTCAGATCGGCAAATCATGCCGATTCTCCGGCACGCCGGCGCCAGAACCGCCTAACTCTTCCAGCGCCAGCGATCCATGTATCGACCACGCCGGCAAAGCGCAGAACGACCACGCCGACAAAGCGCAGAGCGACCATGCGATCAACCGCGAAGACGGCAAGATCATCGAC
Encoded here:
- a CDS encoding efflux RND transporter periplasmic adaptor subunit, which encodes MSSISFRHPAPLLFCFGACLLAGCSAKPSDPKSEAPPAAVVQPDADPNLIHVDHPDQFTLTAATDYAATSTIQVTGTVNPDISRTIPVISIASGRVVEVHARIGDYVKKGQLLMDVQSTDVSGAFGSYLKAVNDERLAKVQLDRAKILNDKGAIPNSQVEIAQNAEEDAKAALSASEEQLRVLGVDKNHPAATVKVYAPSSGFIIAQNVTNAAAAGVTYAGSANAFTIADLSHVWIICDVYENDLPTVRLGQKADIRLTAYPDRVLTGVVSDIGAVLDPQIRTAKIRIQVENPNTLMRVGMFATASIHGKTLQTHVQVPATAVLHLHDRDWVYTPAGDGKFRRVLVRGGGSLPGNMQEIVSGLNAGQQVVTNALALQNTADQ